A region from the Corynebacterium halotolerans YIM 70093 = DSM 44683 genome encodes:
- a CDS encoding NAD(P)-binding domain-containing protein — MSTTDLRAIIIGAGQAGLAAAHELSRRGLNPGSDFLVLDANPGPGGAWRHRWDSLTLGQAHGIADLPGLPMEHPDPTTPSSILVAEYYGAYEDTFDLQVLRPAKVLRVEPTDPDDDRSPLRVSTQQHGDFTAGIVLNATGTWDNPYIPYIPGIEKFTGHQLHTKDYVRREDFAGKKTLVVGGGLSAVQFLLELEDVTETVWATRRPPNFTEREFDSGWGLAVEKAVRERTHHGLAPASVVRTTGIPQLPEYLAGVERGVLVSRGMFNSIGPRGVRFGEPASHDAEGLGPSVSGRLQVPASWDPLPAGHELDVDVIFWNTGFRAALRHLAPMKLRGPRGIELVDEVTPAADPRVLLVGYGSTASTVGATRAGRLAGRLAHRRLREKTPVHI; from the coding sequence ATGTCCACCACTGATCTCCGAGCCATCATCATCGGCGCAGGCCAAGCGGGCCTGGCGGCCGCCCACGAGCTGAGCCGGCGCGGCCTGAACCCGGGTTCGGATTTCCTGGTCCTCGACGCCAACCCCGGCCCCGGCGGCGCCTGGCGCCACCGGTGGGACTCCCTGACGCTCGGCCAGGCCCACGGCATCGCGGACCTGCCCGGGCTGCCCATGGAGCACCCGGACCCCACCACACCCTCCTCGATTCTCGTGGCCGAGTACTACGGAGCCTATGAGGACACCTTCGACCTGCAGGTCCTGCGACCGGCCAAGGTGCTCCGCGTCGAGCCGACCGACCCGGACGACGACCGCTCCCCGCTGCGGGTGAGCACGCAACAGCACGGTGACTTCACCGCCGGGATCGTCCTCAACGCCACCGGCACCTGGGACAACCCGTACATCCCCTATATCCCAGGCATCGAGAAGTTCACCGGCCACCAGCTGCACACGAAGGACTACGTCCGCCGCGAGGACTTCGCGGGCAAGAAGACCCTGGTCGTCGGCGGCGGGCTGTCGGCGGTGCAGTTCCTCCTCGAACTCGAGGACGTCACCGAGACCGTCTGGGCCACCCGCCGCCCGCCGAATTTCACGGAGCGTGAGTTCGACTCCGGCTGGGGCCTGGCCGTCGAGAAGGCCGTGCGCGAGCGCACCCACCACGGGCTGGCCCCCGCCTCAGTGGTGCGCACCACCGGCATCCCGCAGCTGCCCGAGTACCTCGCCGGCGTGGAGCGCGGCGTGCTGGTCTCCCGCGGCATGTTCAATTCGATCGGACCGCGCGGCGTGCGTTTCGGAGAACCGGCCAGCCACGACGCCGAGGGACTCGGGCCGTCGGTAAGCGGCCGGCTGCAGGTCCCGGCCTCCTGGGACCCGCTGCCGGCCGGCCACGAGCTCGACGTCGACGTCATCTTCTGGAACACCGGCTTCCGCGCCGCCCTGCGCCACCTCGCGCCGATGAAACTGCGCGGTCCGCGCGGCATCGAGCTGGTCGACGAGGTTACCCCGGCCGCCGACCCGCGCGTGCTGCTCGTCGGCTACGGCTCGACCGCCTCGACGGTCGGCGCGACCCGGGCCGGACGCCTGGCAGGTCGACTGGCCCACCGGCGCCTGCGCGAAAAGACCCCCGTGCACATCTGA